A window of Ursus arctos isolate Adak ecotype North America unplaced genomic scaffold, UrsArc2.0 scaffold_16, whole genome shotgun sequence genomic DNA:
aCAGGTACAAGATTGGTTAGAGACACAGGCAGGACGCAAGCTGAGGCTGGAGGCTCTGGCTGTTAGCCTCTGTGCTGTGCCGGACCGGATCTGAGAGATCCCAGGAGGTTCAGATAGCATCATGGATGTGAAACCACTGTGAACACTGATAAGTGcctgaaaaaaagcaaagaattagtattattattactcAGTTCACTGTTTGCTCATCTGCGAAATGAGGATAAGAATACTCTGGCCCACcaactttaagaaaatgttttgtgGACTGCCAATGAGATAATGAATGGGGAAACATAAAAGCTAAAGGCTCTACATGGCAGAAGGAACTGTAAAGATTATTTCCATGCCGGTGGCTTCCCAAGGCTCCCATCCTCTACCTCGAGTTTGACATTAATATTGCTGACAGGAGTGGGGGAGGTAGGGGGACATGGGGGACCAAGGGACTCTGCGTCCCAGTAATTAAACATGTTGGGACTGAAGCGCTGCCAGCAGCAGCATCTGGTTGCAATTACCAGAGGGGACTGAAGTGATTAGTCACCTTTATAGTGAGAGCCAGGTCGGTCCCCTGGGCTCCTCCCTGGAGAGGGCCTTCTCAGCAAGCTCAGAGTCCCCGTTCCCTACTCTCATCCCATTTCTGGAGTTCCCTGATCCCCAAAAATAGTCCCTGCTCTGAGACTTCTCCATGTCCCTGAAGTCCCAGGCTGTTGGATGAGACCTTGGCTGAAAGCCAAGAATACCAGAATCACCCCCACCACCCTTTTACTTCTACTCGTGTTTCTACAGGCCAGGTTAGGAGTCTTTGGCATGAAAGGTGTCAAAGCAGGAACTCAGcttaaaaagtcatttaatctttctgaacttctatttcttcatctgcaaaatgtggATACCAGGAGCACCTTCATCATGGGATTATTGTGAAGATAAATAAGGTAAAAAGTACTGTGGACTACAAACGCTGGAGTCTAGTTTATTTGACTACCTGCTTAATAAATAGTACCTATTATGAATATTTGTCAGGCGCTAGGCTAATACcttttataattcatttaattgAATCCCCACAAACACCCTATGAGGTAAGTacagagtctcagagaggtttAGAAGCTTCCAAAAAATCACGCAATGCCCTAAAGCATCTAGCAGAACCAGGATTCCAAACCGGTCTGTTTGTCTCCAGGGGCCCTTACTCCTTATTGAACCATGTGCAGGGACATCTTCGTTGTTTGATTCATTCATCCCTTCATTTATTCCCTTAATCAAGCTTACAAAGTGCCTGATAAGTGGCAAGACAGAATCCCTCCCTTTAAGGAGTTCAGAGCCCAGCGGGGAAGTCATGAAAGGTCCATAAGTAACTTCACCTTGAAGTAGCAAATGATGGCTTTTGTATATAAGGGCCACTTAGAGATTGATTCATCCATATCACACACACTGAGAATCTGCTATGTGCTGGACCCCGTGCCCAGCACTGGAAATAAGTGAAAGACGAATATGGTGCAGTCTAGTCATCATCTAATGGGGGagacagaaatttaaataaatgattacagTTGTTAGGAATTCagttatgattttaaaaatatgaaaaaaagcaCATACACAGAGTAGAAGAACTGTGTTCAAAACAAAAGGCAGAGACAGAACTGGGGAAGCTCTGAGCCGCCAAAGCAGGAAGGAGCACAGATGTGTGATGGCAATTCAGGAGTGCGTATTTTCTGGTGGATGagggaaggcttcctgcaggAGAGGGCCCATGAGCTGGCATTTTTCAATAGGTAGGTTTTAGAGAGGGGGAGCATTGGAACAGAGAAATCTTGGACGCCTAGAAGCCAGTTGCCAGGTAATTATAGTAGGACGGTGGTAAGGACCAAGATAGTGAGGCagtgggggacagagaggaggcaggaatgTCAGAGATGACTGCTTCAGTGTGGACAATCAAagggaaggcaggtattgtgaatcTGGGCAACTAGAAGGGATAGTAATGAATTCAGCTCTTTCTTAAAGCGCCCCCAAAGAGTGTCTGATGGTGTCTTGGTCCTTTGAGATGGGGAGGTGGGGCTCTACGGGGTACTCTGGCCCAGGAGCACCACAGGAAGCTTGAAAGGGCCAAGTTATGCTGCTGTGCTCTGAAGATTAGCGAGGATCCGGGAGCATCACCATGAAAAGCCTGGTCAGGCACCTGGACACCCCAACCTGGTTTCATCTTTCATTCATCAAACACTTGCTGAGcttctactctgtgccaggtcaTGCTGGGAAACTAATCTGGTGACCTTAGAGTGTGAACAGATCTCCATTAAGTAGACTCAAAGGATCTCAGATTAAGAGGGAAGCTTTCCTGATGACTCCTACACTGCTTCTTACAGCGTGACAAGTGTTACGGCGACAGGTACAAGAAGGGGTAGTTAGTTCTGTCTGGGGATCAGGGAAGTCTTCCCAGAGGCGGTGAATTCTCAGCTGAAGCTCTCAGGATGAGGAAGGCTTCCTCCAGTTGTGGGAGTTGATATTTCAGGTGAAGGGAACAGCTTTCCCCCATGAGTCCGGCTGAAATTCAGACTTCTTCCAGAGCTACCAGAAAAACATGAAGGGGGAAAATCCTTTTTCCAGCCTCCTGCAGGGGTCGCTGCTGCCCCAGGCTGCCACCTCCGGACTCAGCCAGTCCTTCCCAACAAAACTCGGGAGTCTGTCTTTGCTGGGGTGGTAGCGAGGTACACCCTGGACCTGCCTCCATGGAAGGAGTGGGCTCGGGGGTGGCAGTGCCCCCTGAAGCCTGAAGAGATCATCTGAGCTCTGTCAGTGGCACTTGGGGGTTGGAGTGTAGTGGGTAcagatatttttctgtctctgggTCACCAcgagtttattaaaataaaagcaactgtGGGTAAATGCTGCCATTTGTGCTGCCCCCCCAACAACAAATCAGGCCCCAGACTAGACGCAGGGGTTGAAACTGCTTTAAAACACCCCAAGGACTTAACTGAAAACCCACACTCCCCATGTTTCTGGGGCTTAAGATCTTGAGCTCATTCCTCAGTATCTCTCCTCAGGAAGGTGGGGTGGGCTGCCCCTGGAGGTGGAGGTGAAGACCCCTGAGTCTGCGCCGCGGACTGAGAGGCCCCCTAAGCCTAGAGTCCTGCTGCGGGGCTCTGTGCCAAGAGCCCCCGTGAGCCATGGCCTCGAAAGGGCAGCGgtgatttttttcacataaatatataGCACTTAAATGAGTTTAGACAGCATGACATCAGAGAGTAATTAAATTGGTTTGGGTTGGAATTCCGTTTCCAATTCCTGAGTTCAGGTTTGTAAAAGATTTTTCTGAGCACCtgcaggcgtgtgtgtgtgtgtgtgtgtgtgtgtgtgtgaagtattTTCACTGGAAAGgattcaaaacttaaaaaaaaaaaaaaactggagcaCACAGGCAGCATTACGCCATTCTTCCTTCTTGGAAAAATCCCTCAGCCTTATACAAGCCTCCTTCAAGCCCTCAGTCAGTTGTGCAGGAGAAAGGGGGCGGTCGGCTTTCTCCTTTCAAGAACGAGTTATTTTCAGCGGCTGACTGGAGACGGTGCACGTCTGGATACGAGAGCATTTCCACTATGGGACTGGATACAAACACACACCCGGCAGACTTAAAGAGTCTCAGACTGAGGAGAAAGcctttccttctgctgctcccgctgctgcCGCTGCTTTTGAGGGTCCACTCCGTTCATGGTTTTTCCTGCCAAACCAGAGGCACCTTCGCAGCTGTCGCCCTTCTCTCTGGTGTCATTCAGCGGCTGGCCAGAGGATGAGACTCCCCAAACTCCTCACTTTCTTGCTTTGGCACCTGGCTTGGCTGGACCTGGAATTCATCTGCACTGTGTTGGGTGCCCCTGACTTGGGCCAGAGACCCCAGGGGGCCAGGCCAGGATTGGCCAAAGCAGAAGCCAAGGAGAGGCCCCCTCTGGCCCGGAGCGTCTTTAGGCCAGGGGGTCACAGCTATGGTGGGGGGCCCGCCAATGCCAGGGCAAAGGGGGGCACCGGGCAGACAGGAGGCCTGACACAGCCCAAGAAGGATGAACCCAAAAAGCTGCCCCCCAGATCGGGTGGCCCTGAACCCAAGCCAGGACACCCTCCCCAGACAAGGCAGGCGGCAACACGGACGGTGACCCCAAAAGGACAGCTTCCTGGGGGTAAGGCACCTCCAAAGGCAGGATCTgtccccagccccttcctgctGAAGAAGGCCAGGGAGACTGGGCCCCCTCAAGAGCCCAAGGAGCCGTTCCGCCCGCCCCCCATCACACCCCACGAGTACATGCTCTCGCTGTACAGGACGCTGTCCGATGCTGACAGAAAGGGAGGCAACAGCAGCGTGAAGTTGGAGGCTGGCCTGGCCAACACCATCACCAGCTTTATTGACAAAGGGcaaggtgagggggtggggtggcaggggcacGGCTGAGAGGGAGGGGCATCTGCATGTGTGGAGGGGCCTTTCAGAGCCCGGACACTGCACTGGTGGGAGATAGTGTGTGCATCGGCCTGGGGTGGTATCTGGGACTTACCTCCCACATACCAGGTCCCTGGCTGCTGGCGTATCAGAGCCAATTCCTGCAAGGTGCAGAGGGGGTTACTGAAGCCTGGAGAGGAGACAAGACTTGCCAGTTGGTGGCAGAgttggggaccacactttgagactCTTACCAGGCCATGCTCTGTTCTGAGGTGGGTTGGCCAGACTTTTCAGGCTCCAGAGGTTTGTAGGTTTTCTcagatggcagagagagaaattaatcTCTAGATACCTGTGGTTCTGCAAATTTGCCTTCAGGCAagggggcagaggaggcaggATGGATGAAGACAGTAAATGGGGCATCTTGGAGTCATGGAATGACGTTCTAATATATGGTGTGGGGGGGCAGAGTGGGGGGTGGCAGACTTAGGGTCTAACTCACAATATGACCTTGAGAGAGTGCCTTTTCCCCTTGGGgtctcggtttccccatctgcacaACTCTATGGGGATTGGACTGGGTGATTTCTGAGAGTCCTTCAAATATGAACTTTATGTCCTGTCCCAAACACAAATCATTTTTATCATCAACCTGGGAGGGTATCCattcccctcacctccccctaTGCTCACCTAGCGTTACTGttttggcttcttcctctccacttgctgtgtgatctcagcaagtcccttcccctctcggggcctcagtttctctgtaaGTGTGAAGAGGGAGATGGATTACTCATTGCCAGGGTCGCTTGTAGCTCTTATGCTCTGGTTCTGAGTCTTAGGACTTTGgctggcagggtgggggaggggtcagagaTGGGGAGAGGTTCCTCATTAGAGCTGGCCTGTGGGGGATTGACAGggtgggaggaagcaggaggcagcaggtctggctggggtgggggaggtggcctGGCTGCCTGCCCAGCCAGGGAAAGCTGTGACCCCTTGGGGGCTCATAAAATAAGTCCTTGTGCCCCCCAGCTCTAAGGGAGCTTGcagagggggagatggggagttTAAAGGCCTAATTAGTCACTTCTAGAGCAGCGTATGAATGCTTCCCAATGGCAAATTGGTATTTAGGAAGGAGGGCGTGCTGATTTGGACATACTACAGagtttctcacacacacacagccttatatttatacatacatgctgaatcacacacacatgtgcaaagGTGAACACACACCTTCTTACATGTACACACAGAATAatcttacacacacatatacatatccTTCAGATATTCACACAAGCACAATCATGCACACACATGTCACTCACTATACTTTACCTTTCGTATTCACATATAAGCCCaatcacacgtgcacacatgcacacacatacagtcACTCACACACACGCTGACACACCCAGTGGGGTAAGACATGTACACAACGAAATCATTACACTAGGAAGCCAGGGAAATTGGATTGTAGCTTTATCATTAACTATCTGTGTGAACTTGCACAAGACGcttgccctctctgtgcctcatctgtagaatgaaaaCACCAAGATCTTCCTTAAGGTATAGTGGGAGCAGCTCAGGATTGGGTATAAAAAGTTCTAGACTAGAGTTCcaactctgcttttttttctagCTGGGCGATCTGGGGCAAGTCACctaactcctctgagcctcagttcctcctGTGGAAAAAATAGGGCTAATCATAATACCCACCCCACCTATCTCTCCAATGAGAGACCGTATAAGAGAATAGATGGGGAGGGATAGCAAGAGGCAGTTAGAAGGCTGATGCGTCTCTGATATGCATTGTCATTGACACAAACACCCGGAATTGTTCAAATCACCACAGCCCCATCTTTGGATAAACAGCCCTACTTGGTCTGCTGTTTAGGAAGCTCCCTTATTTTGAAAAAGGCTCTCAGTGGTTTGGGTCTTGGCCTCTGTCAGAGTAGGGGAGAGGTTAAAGAAAGCTGTCTCCTGAGGGGAGAGAGCTGTGGCCCTCCCGTGAGGCCTCGAGGTGGCTGGCTGTCTTGGTGAGGTTGCAGGGAATGACTTCTGGGTGTTCTCTCTAGATGACCGAGGTCCTGTGGTCAGAAAGCAGAGGTACGTGTTTGACATTAGTGCCCTGGAGAAGGATGGGCTGCTAGGGGCCGAGCTGCGGATCTTGCGGAAGAAGCCCTCGGACACGGCCAAGCCAGTGGCCCCCGGCATCGGGCGGGCTGCCCAGCTGAAGCTGTCCGGCTGCCCCAGCGGCCGGCAGCCGGCAGCCTTGCTGGATGTGCGCTCCGTGCCAGGCCTGGACGGATCTGGCTGGGAGGTGTTCGACATCTGGAAGCTCTTCCGAAACTTTAAGAACTCGGCCCAGCTGTGCCTGGAGCTGGAGGCCTGGGAACGGGGCCGGGCCGTGGACCTCCGTGGCCTGGGCTTTGACCGGACTGCCAGGCAGGTCCACGAGAAGGCCCTGTTTCTGGTATTTGGCCGCACCAAGAAACGGGACCTGTTCTTTAATGAGATTAAGGCCCGCTCAGGTCAAGATGATAAGACTGTGTATGAGTACCTGTTCAGCCAGCGGCGAAAAAGGCGGGCCCCACTGGCCACGCGCCAGGGCAAACGGCCCAGCAAGAACCCCAAGGCCCGCTGCAGTCGGAAGGCGCTGCATGTCAACTTCAAGGACATGGGCTGGGATGACTGGATCATCGCACCCCTTGAGTACGAGGCCTTCCACTGCGAGGGGCTGTGTGAGTTCCCCTTACGCTCCCACCTGGAGCCCACGAACCATGCAGTCATCCAGACCCTGATGAACTCCATGGACCCTGAGTCCACACCGCCGACCTGCTGTGTGCCCACACGACTGAGTCCCATCAGCATCCTCTTCATTGACTCCGCCAACAACGTGGTCTATAAGCAGTATGAGGACATGGTTGTGGAGTCTTGTGGCTGCAGGTAGCAGCACTGGCCCTCTGTCTTCCTGGGtggcacatcccaggatgctggtcACAACAGCCCGTCCCTGCACTCCCGGAATCAGAGAGGTTGGGAAGCAGCAGCCAGGGACATCTACACAGCCTGCATGAAAGGGGGTTCCAACAGCCTTGCTCTTACTCTCTGAGTGGGACTGGGTTCAAGGTTCCTTTCTATCCACAAGTCCCCTTGTCTGAGGATTTCTGCCCTTCTGCTCCTCTGACTGGCAGGGACAGACCCAGGGAGACAGACTCTGAATGGGACTGAGACCCAGGAGACCTTGCTTTCCAATGAGACTCAGCCCTCAACCTCTCCTTACCTGGGCCTTTTTGGTTTCCGGACACTCCAGGGAGGGCTCCTCTTGGGAGAGCCCACAGGTGCTGCCCTCTCCTTGAATCACCATTGTGCCTGGTGACTTCCTGCCCCTGGGGCAGATGACATGCTGAttgggcaggggtgggcaggagggggtGAGGGCTTGGGCCGGGTTGAGGAGTGTGAGGCTGTTAGACTGGTAGATGAAAATGTACATTGATgagataaaaagcaaaactgttaCTAAACTGTGGCAAATTTCTTGTTTACTCCAGGGGACCCAGTGACCCCTCAAAGAATGACTGAcccagggaagggaggtgggttgcCTGAAGCAAAACGGGAGAGTACAGGCTGAGTAGGGCCAATGCAACCTCTAACCCCCTTCCCGTTCCTTCCAAAGGCCCATTGGTCTGGAGCTCCGTCTGTTCCTCTGGGGCCTGGCAAGAGGCTTGACATTCCTTAGTCAAGCTTGTTGCCTCCAGAATGGATCCCTACATGGGAGGAAAATTGggaatttcattttctctaaaatcaaCCCCACTTCATTCACCTATTtgcgccccacccccacacatacTCACAGAATCAGCTGCCCACCATTTAGAGGGCCGGCTACCTTTCAGTGGGGATACTGGGCTTCCAGGGATCTCCtcctcccctgttggggcatCTTCTTTTTGCCACTGACCACTGTTCCTTGAATGATCTTATCTGTGGCCCTGCTACCCTCCAGCTTGGCACCGTTACCAGTCCTCCCTGCTCATCCATCACTTCCTACCCATCACCCCAGCTCCAGAAACAGAGCTGGAGTCCCTCTCCTTTACATTATCTGTTATACAAATACataactatttattaaataagtaacCTTCCCACTTAGACCAATGCCAGATACATCCTGACAATGTTTCCTGCTTGGGGCTTGGCCCAGAGTAAATGCCCACTTCCCTTTATCCACTAGAATCCTTAGGGGGGGCATGAGGCATGAACACTTGGGAGGGGAACAGAACCCTCTGGTAGGGAAATTTGGGCACGCGAGTCTTTGTTCTAAGGGCTCAGGACCAGACTCTGCCTGGCTGAAGAGCAGGAGGACCAGGGGAAGGGAGTCTAGGTCTCTGCTTCCCACCCAGGGGGCCTCAACattttccccacctctctccagcTGGGTCTTTGATTCCCAGGGCTCCTAGCCAAAGCTGTTTCAACAGTAGGGATTCCTGCCCAGCTATGGGCAGATCTTGTGTCCCTTCCCTCTAGGCCTGAAACCTGGGTTGTCAGGACCTGAAACAAGAGCCTAGCACAGGGGGCAGCCTACCTTTGAGCTGCCTCCCTGGCTTGGAGGCCATTACCTGTCCCTGAGGGGCCAGTCTGCACCTGGAGCCTAGCCTTCCCTGGCCAGGCTTCGTTGTGTTTGGCCGGTGGCAGGCCTGCGAGCTCTGGCAGTAAACAAAGGAGCTGCCACAGCAGACAGAGTTCTGGTGTGAGAGGGGAGAGCGAGCCTGGAGGCGGTGCTGGGGAAGCCAACCAGGGGACTGTGGACACAGGGAGAGCTGGGTAGAAGCAGGGGGATGGAAACCGagggtagagagagaggcagaggatgaAGAGGTCACAGGTGGGGCTGGCTCCTACACGCACTGATTTTCTGGGCTGTGTGTCCCTCCTTTCTTGGAAAGTCTGACAGCCTGGAGCGGCACCCTGCCTGAGCCCTGTCAGAGGGCTTCCTGTCATCTCAGCCCCCGTGCTCTTCCTGCTGCAGGCCCGGGCACTGCATTGACTGTTGTGGTCTGGCTTGGTACCTAAGagcttcctctcccacctcaacCTGCCCTAGAACTTGCTTTCACAAAAGAGCCACTCAGACTGCGGgccctcccccctttcctccccagaCTATGGGAATCCAATCAAATCAGTGTGGGAAACAGCCCTTCTATCCTAACCATCTGATCACCTGCCTCCTTGGACAACGATCTCTACTGGGCATCACCTCGGGTCCAATCGAAACAAGCTTCGGACTTGTATGGAACACTTGTGTGCAAGAGGGCACGAGGCGTGTATCATTCTCAGTTCACAAACTGGCTCTCTGCTGAGGTTCACAAACACGCTTGCAGCTCTGAAGGGCTCAAAAGGCAGCCCAGTTTCAAATTTCAGATCTGTCACTTAGAGTTAGAggccttgggcaagtaacttaatTCCAtgaaccttggtttcctcatttgtcggggttggtggggaggggaataaggagggggaaggggtagaCAATATGCTTATTTCATAGGGCTAACTGTGCGGATATGAAAGACACTCAACACAATGGCCAGCACAGCggtggcactcaataaatattagctgtatCATTATTGTGTCTCCAACAGTTCTGTGAAGCAGGTAGGGCAAAGGACTATTACCCCCCCtctcatttttatagatgaggaagctgacaTCCAGAGAGGTAACGCAGGCCTCCTGTGGGTCTTAGCATTCTTTGAACCATTCTTGCTATTTCTCTCCCCCAATGCCACTGACTCTGGTCCTGGCGTGTAGTCAAATTAGCTTCCTAGGCCTTGCCTTCCTGTTCCTAAAAGTTTCGCCTTGGGGATGCATAATCTGTTCGTTTTTGGGGAGAAATAGCTAAGCATATAGGTTAGGGCAGGGAAGATGAGAGGCCCATTGGGGTGGAAAGAGGTGAGGCTCCTAGTGCCCTGATGTCATCTCTTAGCCCCTCCCACATTCCTATGTCCCAGGCCCATAGGCGGGAGAATCGTTTTTCCAGAGTTTGGACACACGACCTTGGAAAACCTCTCAGACTTCACAACTAGTTCTTTTGATCTGTGCACACATGTAAGGAAGCAGAGCAAGGAAGGGTGAGTCACATATGCTTGGGAGTCAGGCAGATCTGGGTTCCAGTTCCGGTTCCACCACTTTCCAGCTgaaactctctgagcctcggtttctctGTCTGTGAAAGAGGGATAATAATATCAAATTTAACAGGCCTGGGATTTCGGAGAGGggatatttattcattccatcaacctttgatccattcattcattcattaatcaataaatatttattgagggcttactatGGCCCAGATGCTGTGCTGAGGGTTGGGATAATAATAGCAATcacaattgtaaatgtttatcAAGGGCTTattgtgtgccaggtactgtgcttaGTACTTTACCTAACTTCTCTTACCTTGCAATGACCAGGTCCTCAAgttccacacatgaatgaaagagaaaataaagacccCAAAAGATGCTAGGATGGTAATATAATCGGCTGAATCAAAGGAGatgaaataaaggggaaaattcaAGTTGTCCATCAGAATGCAATGGAACCAACCATACAAGTCCAGCATGT
This region includes:
- the GDF5 gene encoding growth/differentiation factor 5, translating into MRLPKLLTFLLWHLAWLDLEFICTVLGAPDLGQRPQGARPGLAKAEAKERPPLARSVFRPGGHSYGGGPANARAKGGTGQTGGLTQPKKDEPKKLPPRSGGPEPKPGHPPQTRQAATRTVTPKGQLPGGKAPPKAGSVPSPFLLKKARETGPPQEPKEPFRPPPITPHEYMLSLYRTLSDADRKGGNSSVKLEAGLANTITSFIDKGQDDRGPVVRKQRYVFDISALEKDGLLGAELRILRKKPSDTAKPVAPGIGRAAQLKLSGCPSGRQPAALLDVRSVPGLDGSGWEVFDIWKLFRNFKNSAQLCLELEAWERGRAVDLRGLGFDRTARQVHEKALFLVFGRTKKRDLFFNEIKARSGQDDKTVYEYLFSQRRKRRAPLATRQGKRPSKNPKARCSRKALHVNFKDMGWDDWIIAPLEYEAFHCEGLCEFPLRSHLEPTNHAVIQTLMNSMDPESTPPTCCVPTRLSPISILFIDSANNVVYKQYEDMVVESCGCR